In one window of Gorilla gorilla gorilla isolate KB3781 chromosome 2, NHGRI_mGorGor1-v2.1_pri, whole genome shotgun sequence DNA:
- the CAMKV gene encoding caM kinase-like vesicle-associated protein isoform X1, producing the protein MPFGCVTLGDKKNYNQPSEVTDRYDLGQVIKTEEFCEIFRAKDKTTGKLHTCKKFQKRDGRKVRKAAKNEIGILKMVKHPNILQLVDVFVTRKEYFIFLELATGREVFDWILDQGYYSERDTSNVVRQVLEAVAYLHSLKIVHRNLKLENLVYYNRLKNSKIVISDFHLAKLENGLIKEPCGTPEYLAPEVVGRQRYGRPVDCWAIGVIMYILLSGNPPFYEEVEEDDYENHDKNLFRKILAGDYEFDSPYWDDISQAAKDLVTRLMEVEQDQRITAEEAISHEWISGNAASDKNIKDGVCAQIEKNFARAKWKKAVRVTTLMKRLRAPEQSSTAAAQSASATDTATPGAAGGATAAAASGATSAPEGDAARAAKSDNVAPADRSATPATDGSATPATDGSVTPATDGSITPATDGSVTPATDRSATPATDGRATPATEESTVPTIQSSATLATKAAATPEPAMAQPDSTAPEGATGQAPPSSKGEEAAGYAQESQREEAS; encoded by the exons ATGCCGTTTGGGTGTGTGACTCTGGGCGACAAGAAGAACTATAACCAGCCATCGGAGGTGACTGACAGATATGATTTGGGACAGGTCATCAAGAC TGAGGAGTTCTGTGAAATCTTCCGGGCCAAGGACAAGACGACAGGCAAGCTGCACACCTGCAAGAAGTTCCAGaagcgggacggccgcaaggtgCGGAAAGCTGCCAAGAACGAGATAGGCATCCTCAAGAT GGTGAAGCATCCCAACATCCTACAGCTGGTGGATGTGTTTGTGACCCGCAAGGAGTACTTTATCTTCCTGGAGCT GGCCACGGGGAGGGAGGTGTTTGACTGGATCCTGGACCAGGGCTACTACTCGGAGCGAGACACAAGCAACGTGGTACGGCAGGTCCTGGAGGCCGTGGCCTATTTGCACTCACTCAAGATCGTGCACAGGAATCTCAAG CTGGAGAACCTGGTTTACTACAACCGGCTGAAGAACTCGAAGATTGTCATCAGTGACTTCCATCTGGCTAAGCTAGAAAATGGCCTCATCAAGGAGCCCTGTGGGACCCCCGAGTATCTGG CCCCAGAGGTGGTAGGCCGGCAGCGGTATGGACGCCCTGTGGACTGCTGGGCCATTGGAGTCATCATGTACATCCT GCTTTCAGGCAACCCACCTTTCTATGAGGAGGTGGAAGAAGATGATTATGAGAACCATGATAAGAATCTCTTCCGCAAGATCCTGGCTGGTGACTATGAGTTTGACTCTCCATATTGGGATGATATTTCGCAGGCAG CCAAAGACCTGGTCACAAGGCTGATGGAGGTGGAGCAAGACCAGCGGATCACTGCAGAAGAGGCCATCTCCCATGAGTG GATTTCTGGCAATGCTGCTTCTGATAAGAACATCAAGGATGGTGTCTGTGCCCAGATTGAAAAGAACTTTGCCAGGGCCAAGTGGAAG AAGGCTGTCCGAGTGACCACCCTCATGAAACGGCTCCGGGCACCAGAGCAGTCCAGCACGGCTGCAGCCCAGTCGGCCTCAGCCACAGACACTGCCACccccggggctgcaggtggggcCACAGCTGCAGCTGCGAGTGGAGCTACCTCAGCCCCTGAGGGTGATGCTGCTCGTGCTGCAAAGAGTGATAATGTGGCCCCCGCAGACCGTAGTGCCACCCCAGCCACAGATGGAAGTGCCACCCCAGCCACTGATGGCAGTGTCACCCCAGCCACCGATGGAAGCATCACTCCAGCCACTGATGGGAGTGTCACCCCAGCCACTGACAGGAGCGCTACTCCAGCCACTGATGGGAGAGCCACACCAGCCACAGAAGAGAGCACTGTGCCCACCATCCAAAGCAGTGCCACACTGGCCACCAAGGCAGCTGCCACCCCTGAGCCGGCTATGGCCCAGCCGGACAGCACAGCCCCAGAGGGTGCCACAGGCCAGGCTCCACCCTCTAGTAAAGGGGAAGAGGCTGCTGGTTATGCCCAGGAGTCTCAAAGGGAGGAGGCCAGCTGA
- the CAMKV gene encoding caM kinase-like vesicle-associated protein isoform X2, with product MPFGCVTLGDKKNYNQPSEVTDRYDLGQVIKTEEFCEIFRAKDKTTGKLHTCKKFQKRDGRKVRKAAKNEIGILKMVKHPNILQLVDVFVTRKEYFIFLELATGREVFDWILDQGYYSERDTSNVVRQVLEAVAYLHSLKIVHRNLKLENLVYYNRLKNSKIVISDFHLAKLENGLIKEPCGTPEYLAPEVVGRQRYGRPVDCWAIGVIMYILLSGNPPFYEEVEEDDYENHDKNLFRKILAGDYEFDSPYWDDISQAAKDLVTRLMEVEQDQRITAEEAISHEWISGNAASDKNIKDGVCAQIEKNFARAKWKKAVRVTTLMKRLRAPEQSSTAAAQSASATDTATPGAADRSATPATDGSATPATDGSVTPATDGSITPATDGSVTPATDRSATPATDGRATPATEESTVPTIQSSATLATKAAATPEPAMAQPDSTAPEGATGQAPPSSKGEEAAGYAQESQREEAS from the exons ATGCCGTTTGGGTGTGTGACTCTGGGCGACAAGAAGAACTATAACCAGCCATCGGAGGTGACTGACAGATATGATTTGGGACAGGTCATCAAGAC TGAGGAGTTCTGTGAAATCTTCCGGGCCAAGGACAAGACGACAGGCAAGCTGCACACCTGCAAGAAGTTCCAGaagcgggacggccgcaaggtgCGGAAAGCTGCCAAGAACGAGATAGGCATCCTCAAGAT GGTGAAGCATCCCAACATCCTACAGCTGGTGGATGTGTTTGTGACCCGCAAGGAGTACTTTATCTTCCTGGAGCT GGCCACGGGGAGGGAGGTGTTTGACTGGATCCTGGACCAGGGCTACTACTCGGAGCGAGACACAAGCAACGTGGTACGGCAGGTCCTGGAGGCCGTGGCCTATTTGCACTCACTCAAGATCGTGCACAGGAATCTCAAG CTGGAGAACCTGGTTTACTACAACCGGCTGAAGAACTCGAAGATTGTCATCAGTGACTTCCATCTGGCTAAGCTAGAAAATGGCCTCATCAAGGAGCCCTGTGGGACCCCCGAGTATCTGG CCCCAGAGGTGGTAGGCCGGCAGCGGTATGGACGCCCTGTGGACTGCTGGGCCATTGGAGTCATCATGTACATCCT GCTTTCAGGCAACCCACCTTTCTATGAGGAGGTGGAAGAAGATGATTATGAGAACCATGATAAGAATCTCTTCCGCAAGATCCTGGCTGGTGACTATGAGTTTGACTCTCCATATTGGGATGATATTTCGCAGGCAG CCAAAGACCTGGTCACAAGGCTGATGGAGGTGGAGCAAGACCAGCGGATCACTGCAGAAGAGGCCATCTCCCATGAGTG GATTTCTGGCAATGCTGCTTCTGATAAGAACATCAAGGATGGTGTCTGTGCCCAGATTGAAAAGAACTTTGCCAGGGCCAAGTGGAAG AAGGCTGTCCGAGTGACCACCCTCATGAAACGGCTCCGGGCACCAGAGCAGTCCAGCACGGCTGCAGCCCAGTCGGCCTCAGCCACAGACACTGCCACccccggggctgcag ACCGTAGTGCCACCCCAGCCACAGATGGAAGTGCCACCCCAGCCACTGATGGCAGTGTCACCCCAGCCACCGATGGAAGCATCACTCCAGCCACTGATGGGAGTGTCACCCCAGCCACTGACAGGAGCGCTACTCCAGCCACTGATGGGAGAGCCACACCAGCCACAGAAGAGAGCACTGTGCCCACCATCCAAAGCAGTGCCACACTGGCCACCAAGGCAGCTGCCACCCCTGAGCCGGCTATGGCCCAGCCGGACAGCACAGCCCCAGAGGGTGCCACAGGCCAGGCTCCACCCTCTAGTAAAGGGGAAGAGGCTGCTGGTTATGCCCAGGAGTCTCAAAGGGAGGAGGCCAGCTGA